A part of Candidatus Sulfotelmatobacter sp. genomic DNA contains:
- a CDS encoding pseudouridine synthase, giving the protein MPRLVLLNKPYGMLCQFRDHEGRATLAELDVPPGLYPAGRLDADSEGLLVLTDDGALQHRITDPRHKLPKTYWVQIEGVPSREALDALRRGVALNDGRTRPARVRAIAAPRLWPRTPPIRERSAIPTHWLELTITEGRNRQVRRMTAAVELPTLRLVRVRIGPFDLARLAPGEWREIAPPRELAGRSRTSRGRAGRPVTNRTSPRIRIEPQAPAAAPSRHGGVS; this is encoded by the coding sequence ATGCCCCGCCTCGTCCTGCTCAACAAACCCTACGGCATGCTCTGTCAGTTCAGGGATCATGAGGGTCGCGCGACGCTCGCCGAGCTCGACGTGCCGCCCGGGCTCTATCCCGCCGGCCGGCTCGACGCCGACAGCGAAGGCCTGCTGGTGCTCACCGACGACGGTGCGCTGCAACACCGCATCACCGATCCGCGCCACAAGCTGCCCAAGACCTACTGGGTGCAGATCGAGGGCGTGCCCAGTCGCGAAGCGCTCGACGCGCTACGACGCGGCGTGGCGCTCAACGATGGGCGCACGCGGCCGGCGCGCGTCCGCGCCATCGCTGCGCCCAGGCTGTGGCCGCGCACGCCCCCGATTCGCGAGCGCTCTGCGATTCCCACCCACTGGCTCGAGCTCACCATCACCGAGGGCCGCAATCGTCAGGTCCGCCGCATGACCGCAGCGGTGGAACTTCCCACGCTGCGCCTGGTGCGCGTGCGGATCGGTCCATTCGACCTCGCGCGGCTCGCCCCCGGCGAGTGGCGCGAGATCGCGCCACCGCGCGAGCTGGCGGGCCGTTCGCGAACTTCGCGGGGGCGAGCTGGCCGGCCGGTCACGAATCGGACGTCGCCGCGTATCAGAATCGAACCCCAAGCGCCGGCCGCGGCGCCATCCCGACACGGAGGAGTGTCATGA
- the msrA gene encoding peptide-methionine (S)-S-oxide reductase MsrA, translating into MRLTRVFASPLVIVAVLGVFSAVALADTNPTTRVEKATAAQPASAAPASVKPETAIFAGGCFWSMEVQFESRPGVLSVVSGYSGGHTSNPTYEEVGSGMTGHKESVEVKFDPSKITYEQLLDIYWHGIDPTQSDGQFCDRGDEYTSVVFYRDEAQHQAALASKAGIEKSGVLKRPIVTEIRKAGPFYPAEDYHQDFWKKSWDHYHAYRVGCGRDRQLQAVWGKLAVLPVAYSQTSASH; encoded by the coding sequence ATGAGGTTGACTCGTGTTTTCGCCAGCCCGCTCGTGATCGTGGCGGTGCTCGGTGTGTTCTCTGCGGTGGCGCTCGCCGACACCAACCCGACCACTCGGGTCGAGAAGGCGACCGCAGCGCAGCCTGCTTCCGCAGCCCCGGCGAGCGTCAAGCCGGAGACCGCGATCTTCGCCGGCGGCTGCTTCTGGAGCATGGAGGTGCAATTTGAGTCGCGCCCCGGAGTGCTCTCGGTGGTCTCGGGCTACTCGGGCGGCCACACCTCGAATCCCACCTACGAAGAGGTGGGATCGGGAATGACCGGGCACAAGGAGTCGGTCGAGGTGAAGTTCGATCCGAGCAAGATCACGTACGAGCAGCTGCTTGACATCTACTGGCACGGCATCGATCCCACGCAGAGCGATGGCCAGTTCTGCGATCGCGGCGACGAGTACACCTCGGTCGTGTTCTACCGCGACGAGGCGCAGCACCAGGCGGCGCTCGCCTCCAAGGCCGGGATCGAGAAATCCGGCGTGCTGAAGAGACCCATCGTCACCGAGATCCGGAAGGCCGGCCCGTTTTACCCGGCGGAGGACTACCACCAGGACTTCTGGAAGAAGTCGTGGGACCATTACCACGCCTATCGTGTGGGCTGCGGGCGCGATCGCCAGCTGCAGGCGGTGTGGGGGAAGCTGGCGGTGCTGCCTGTGGCGTACTCGCAGACCAGCGCCTCGCACTGA
- a CDS encoding FlgD immunoglobulin-like domain containing protein codes for MTLAAGRASADCSITGATQICGSPVTLCGPIDAWDFRWTFPDGSTASDPCITASTAGVYSLSVFDGTNWSAPCTTTITSTPPPAAPAIAGPSNGCTDNTVSLCGPDGFGYQWTGPFGFFATSSCVNVSNAGSYQLKIRTLPDGCWSTPTTQVVTFADCSQVQNCPRPAWWWSAECPSRDRRGNRIDANVLLPVADCVSSHAPMLNSTDAGFCSVMQGWRRSLRTRAIRQTAAVWANVCAGQAALVARNGQPIALDPSTHVSLPSYTGTVASFLDFASSELTRLNSTNDRIRTVRDSYRSLIRTAWNINHGLGIGPTCYTNPPASNASTSPAAVDDMDALLASGADPEPLSTEIMDDLDGPLTLGTFEPNPFSSSTRLAFAISTASPADVTIGVYDISGRLVRQLTSGTRAPGQYEITWDGRKDDGAQVRSGLYFVMGRIGGQQVQTRVTFVH; via the coding sequence GTGACCTTGGCGGCCGGCCGGGCCTCGGCCGATTGCTCGATCACGGGTGCGACCCAGATCTGCGGCTCGCCGGTCACTCTGTGCGGCCCGATCGACGCCTGGGACTTCCGCTGGACGTTCCCTGACGGGTCGACCGCTTCCGATCCCTGCATCACCGCGTCGACCGCGGGCGTCTATTCGCTGTCGGTGTTCGACGGGACCAACTGGTCGGCCCCGTGCACCACGACGATCACCTCGACGCCGCCGCCCGCCGCTCCGGCCATCGCCGGTCCGAGCAACGGCTGCACCGACAACACGGTCTCGCTGTGCGGGCCGGACGGCTTCGGTTATCAGTGGACCGGCCCATTCGGCTTCTTTGCCACCAGCTCCTGTGTGAACGTGTCGAATGCCGGCAGCTACCAGCTCAAGATCCGGACGCTGCCCGACGGGTGCTGGAGCACTCCCACCACCCAGGTCGTGACCTTCGCGGATTGCTCGCAGGTTCAGAACTGCCCGCGCCCGGCCTGGTGGTGGTCGGCCGAGTGTCCGAGCCGTGATCGCCGGGGCAATCGGATCGATGCCAACGTGCTGCTGCCGGTCGCCGATTGCGTCTCGAGCCACGCGCCGATGCTGAACAGCACCGACGCCGGCTTCTGCAGCGTCATGCAGGGTTGGCGGCGTTCGCTCCGCACCCGCGCCATCCGCCAGACCGCGGCGGTGTGGGCCAACGTGTGCGCGGGTCAGGCGGCTCTCGTCGCTCGCAATGGCCAGCCGATCGCGCTCGATCCTTCGACCCATGTGTCGCTGCCGAGCTACACCGGCACGGTGGCGTCGTTCCTCGACTTCGCGTCGTCGGAGCTGACCCGTCTCAATAGCACCAACGACCGGATTCGTACCGTGCGCGACTCTTATCGCTCGCTGATCCGCACCGCCTGGAACATCAATCACGGCCTCGGTATCGGACCGACTTGCTACACCAACCCGCCGGCGTCGAACGCTTCGACGTCGCCGGCCGCCGTGGACGACATGGACGCCCTGCTGGCTTCGGGCGCCGACCCCGAGCCGCTGTCCACCGAGATCATGGACGACCTCGATGGCCCGCTCACGCTCGGCACTTTCGAGCCCAACCCGTTCAGTTCGTCGACGCGGCTCGCCTTCGCGATATCGACCGCCAGCCCGGCCGACGTCACGATCGGTGTGTACGACATCAGCGGCCGTCTGGTTCGTCAGCTCACCAGCGGTACCCGTGCCCCCGGCCAGTACGAGATCACCTGGGACGGCCGGAAGGATGACGGTGCGCAGGTCCGCAGCGGTCTGTACTTCGTGATGGGCCGCATTGGAGGACAGCAGGTTCAGACGCGAGTGACCTTCGTCCACTGA